In Synechococcus sp. CB0101, a genomic segment contains:
- the fabD gene encoding ACP S-malonyltransferase: MGIAWVFPGQGSQKLGMAAGVLELPGGRERFAAASELLGRDLLAICAGEAEGELSDLNDTRNTQPALFVIESLLVDGLKAQGRSADRVAGHSLGELVALYAAGVFDVNTGLQLMKTRSELMAAAGGGAMTAVMGFDRAELDQLVGATEGVVIANDNSSAQVVLSGSPEAVAAVSGQLKCKRAIPLAVSGAFHSPFMQSAADAFATALEAVPFNDAAIPVLSNTDPTPETSGAALKQRLRSQMTTGVRWRETMEAFSSSGIDTAVEIGPGNVLSGLIKRSCEGITTAQISGAADLAL, from the coding sequence ATGGGTATCGCCTGGGTGTTTCCCGGACAGGGCTCACAGAAGCTGGGCATGGCCGCCGGGGTGCTCGAGCTGCCAGGCGGCCGCGAGCGCTTCGCCGCCGCTTCGGAGCTGCTGGGGCGTGATCTGCTCGCCATCTGCGCCGGTGAGGCCGAGGGCGAACTGAGCGATCTCAACGACACTCGCAACACCCAGCCAGCGCTGTTCGTGATCGAGAGCCTGCTGGTGGATGGCCTCAAGGCCCAGGGCCGCAGCGCCGATCGGGTGGCAGGGCACAGCCTGGGTGAACTGGTGGCCCTCTATGCCGCGGGCGTGTTTGACGTGAACACGGGGCTGCAGCTGATGAAAACCCGCAGCGAGCTGATGGCCGCCGCCGGGGGCGGCGCCATGACCGCCGTGATGGGCTTCGATCGCGCCGAACTCGATCAGTTGGTGGGCGCCACCGAAGGGGTGGTGATCGCCAACGACAACAGCAGCGCCCAGGTGGTGCTCTCCGGCAGCCCCGAAGCAGTGGCAGCCGTGAGCGGCCAACTGAAGTGCAAGCGCGCCATCCCTCTGGCCGTGAGCGGCGCCTTCCACTCGCCCTTCATGCAAAGCGCAGCCGATGCCTTTGCGACGGCACTGGAGGCTGTGCCCTTCAACGATGCGGCGATTCCGGTGCTGAGCAACACCGATCCCACCCCTGAAACCAGCGGTGCGGCCCTCAAGCAGCGGCTGCGCAGCCAGATGACCACCGGCGTGCGCTGGCGCGAAACGATGGAGGCCTTCAGCAGCAGCGGGATCGACACCGCCGTGGAGATCGGCCCCGGCAACGTGCTGAGCGGCCTGATCAAGCGCAGCTGCGAAGGGATCACCACCGCCCAGATCAGCGGCGCTGCCGACCTGGCGCTGTGA
- a CDS encoding YdcF family protein yields the protein MVFSRGLWQPPLPPPQMILVLGGDVERERVAAELAERDGLPVLVSGGSNPEYAHWLFGRRGLDQGRVQLDYRATDTLTNFTSIVEDLRRAKVRHVLLVTSSDHMQRAMLVGRLVAGSRGIGLTPVEVPCGERCTPEGWRKVWGDGARAALWVLTGRDLRRWAAARFGPLLEGARGR from the coding sequence TTGGTGTTCTCCCGTGGCTTGTGGCAGCCGCCGCTGCCTCCGCCCCAGATGATCCTGGTGCTCGGTGGCGACGTGGAACGGGAGCGCGTGGCCGCTGAACTGGCGGAGCGGGATGGTCTGCCGGTGCTGGTGAGTGGCGGCAGCAATCCGGAATATGCCCATTGGCTGTTCGGGCGGCGGGGCCTCGATCAGGGGCGCGTGCAGCTGGATTACCGCGCCACCGACACCCTCACCAACTTCACCTCGATCGTGGAGGACCTGCGCCGCGCCAAGGTGCGCCATGTGCTCTTGGTGACCAGCAGCGATCACATGCAGCGAGCCATGCTCGTGGGCCGTCTGGTGGCCGGTAGCCGTGGCATCGGCCTCACGCCCGTGGAAGTGCCCTGCGGAGAGCGCTGCACGCCGGAGGGCTGGCGCAAGGTATGGGGCGATGGGGCCCGTGCGGCCCTGTGGGTGTTGACGGGCCGCGATCTCAGGCGCTGGGCGGCAGCGCGGTTCGGTCCGCTGCTGGAGGGAGCGCGGGGCCGCTGA
- a CDS encoding heavy metal translocating P-type ATPase, whose protein sequence is MSSGPESASQPVAALLLEVEGMKCGGCVRAVEQRLLAQPGVRQASVSLLNRTAWVGLDPALLAQNDHDPSEALIEALLGMGYQAHRREDQASTPAERRQQQSWWQRWQQLVVALVLLLVSAAGHLAEMGQLPLPWLADMRVHALVATVALAVPGRSILVRGARSAFAGAPGMDTLVGLGMASAYLASLVALIWPAVGWQCFFNEPVMLLGFVLLGRFLEERARFRTGRALQELARLQPDEALLVVGTGDEAITRPVRVGALRPGDRLRLLPGDRVPVDSRVLEGLSNLDVSSLTGEPLPQEVSAGSELAAGSLNLQAPLLLEVVRPGSDSAVARIIALVEQAQSRKGPIQGLTDRVAGRFSVAVMLLALATLLFWWLVGAQLWPQVLSAAPAMHAHGGHQSLGLSAETPFVLGLQLSIAVLVVACPCALGLATPAAITVGTGRAAKAGILFRGGDVIETAAALKTVFFDKTGTLSIGRPSLSGLQPAQAGLEEAALVQLAASLEADTRHPLAHALLQRAQELELPLLSVEQPRTIAGDGLEGTVAGYGRCRLGRPGWIAADGVVVSAELQRWLQEQEGRGATVVALSAEHQLLALLAIEDLVRPDASEALAALQAMGLRLGVLSGDRQGPVQRLGEALGLHTDQLAWELLPQQKLERLQQGAGRGPVAMVGDGINDAPALAAADLGIAVGTGTQIAMDTADLVVLGDRLTAIPQALQLARRTMAKVRQNLAWAFGYNLLVLPLAAGALLPGFGVVLSPPLAALLMALSSITVVVNALLLGGHD, encoded by the coding sequence GTGAGCAGCGGCCCTGAATCCGCATCCCAGCCTGTGGCTGCCCTGCTGCTCGAGGTGGAGGGCATGAAATGTGGAGGCTGCGTGCGCGCTGTGGAGCAGCGCCTGTTGGCCCAGCCCGGTGTCCGCCAGGCCAGCGTCAGCCTGCTCAACCGCACGGCTTGGGTGGGGTTGGATCCAGCCCTGCTCGCCCAGAACGACCACGACCCCAGCGAAGCGCTGATCGAGGCCCTGTTGGGTATGGGCTATCAGGCCCATCGCCGTGAAGACCAGGCCAGTACCCCGGCGGAGCGCCGGCAGCAACAGAGCTGGTGGCAGCGCTGGCAGCAGTTGGTGGTGGCTCTGGTGTTGCTGCTGGTGTCGGCGGCGGGCCACCTGGCCGAGATGGGCCAGCTGCCGCTCCCCTGGCTCGCAGACATGCGGGTGCACGCCCTGGTGGCCACCGTGGCCCTGGCTGTGCCGGGGCGATCAATCTTGGTGCGCGGAGCCCGCTCGGCCTTCGCCGGTGCCCCGGGCATGGACACGCTCGTGGGCCTGGGGATGGCGAGCGCCTATCTGGCCAGCCTCGTGGCCCTGATTTGGCCGGCCGTGGGTTGGCAGTGCTTCTTCAACGAGCCCGTGATGCTGCTGGGCTTTGTGCTGTTGGGCCGCTTTCTGGAGGAGCGGGCTCGCTTCCGCACCGGCCGCGCCCTGCAGGAATTGGCGCGGCTGCAACCCGATGAGGCGTTGCTGGTGGTGGGCACGGGGGATGAGGCGATCACCCGCCCCGTTCGCGTGGGTGCTCTGCGCCCCGGTGATCGCCTGCGCTTGTTGCCCGGTGATCGGGTTCCCGTGGATAGCCGCGTGCTCGAGGGGCTCTCCAACCTCGACGTGTCCAGCCTCACCGGCGAACCCTTGCCCCAGGAGGTGAGTGCCGGCTCTGAGCTGGCGGCCGGCAGCCTCAACCTGCAGGCACCGCTGCTGCTGGAGGTGGTGCGCCCTGGCAGCGACAGCGCTGTGGCCCGGATCATTGCCCTGGTGGAGCAGGCCCAATCGCGCAAAGGCCCGATTCAGGGCTTAACCGATCGGGTGGCAGGCCGCTTCAGCGTGGCGGTGATGCTGCTGGCGCTGGCCACTCTGTTGTTTTGGTGGCTCGTGGGTGCGCAGCTGTGGCCTCAAGTGCTGTCGGCAGCCCCGGCGATGCATGCCCATGGCGGCCACCAAAGCCTGGGGTTGTCGGCTGAAACGCCTTTCGTGCTGGGCTTGCAGCTCAGCATTGCCGTGCTGGTGGTGGCCTGCCCCTGCGCCCTGGGCTTGGCCACCCCCGCGGCGATCACCGTGGGCACGGGCCGAGCCGCCAAGGCCGGCATCCTGTTTCGTGGCGGCGATGTGATCGAAACGGCCGCGGCCCTGAAGACTGTCTTCTTCGACAAGACCGGCACCCTGAGCATCGGCCGCCCCAGCCTCAGCGGCCTGCAGCCGGCGCAGGCTGGCCTCGAGGAGGCGGCTTTGGTGCAGCTGGCCGCCAGCCTTGAAGCCGATACCCGTCATCCCCTGGCCCATGCCCTGTTGCAGCGGGCCCAGGAGCTGGAGCTGCCCCTGCTCAGCGTGGAGCAGCCCCGCACCATCGCGGGCGATGGCCTGGAGGGAACCGTGGCGGGCTACGGCCGCTGCCGCCTTGGCCGCCCCGGCTGGATTGCCGCTGACGGTGTGGTGGTCTCCGCCGAGCTGCAGCGGTGGCTGCAGGAGCAGGAAGGCCGTGGCGCCACGGTGGTGGCGCTGAGCGCTGAGCATCAGCTGCTGGCGCTGCTGGCGATCGAAGATCTCGTGCGCCCGGATGCCTCAGAAGCGCTGGCGGCCTTGCAGGCCATGGGGCTGCGGCTGGGCGTCCTCAGCGGCGACCGGCAGGGTCCTGTGCAGCGCCTCGGCGAGGCCCTGGGTCTGCACACCGATCAATTGGCCTGGGAGCTGCTGCCCCAGCAGAAGCTGGAGCGGCTGCAGCAGGGCGCTGGCCGCGGCCCGGTGGCGATGGTGGGCGATGGCATCAACGACGCTCCGGCGCTGGCGGCCGCGGATCTGGGGATCGCCGTGGGCACTGGCACGCAGATCGCGATGGATACCGCCGATTTGGTGGTGCTCGGCGATCGCCTCACCGCGATCCCCCAGGCCCTGCAGTTGGCCCGCCGCACCATGGCCAAGGTGCGCCAAAACCTGGCTTGGGCCTTCGGCTACAACCTGCTGGTGTTGCCCCTGGCCGCCGGCGCCCTGCTGCCGGGTTTCGGCGTGGTGCTCTCCCCTCCTCTGGCAGCGTTGCTGATGGCCCTCAGTTCGATCACCGTGGTGGTGAATGCCCTGCTGCTCGGTGGACATGACTGA
- the rpaB gene encoding response regulator transcription factor RpaB — MTASTGTTASAAKETILVVDDEASIRRILETRLSMIGYQVVTACDGQEALEAFRRTDPDLVVLDVMMPKLDGYGVCQELRKESDVPIVMLTALGDVADRITGLELGADDYVVKPFSPKELEARIRCVLRRVEKDSVAGIPNSGVIQVGDLRIDTNKRQVYRGEERIRLTGMEFSLLELLVGRSGEPFSRGEILKEVWGYTPERHVDTRVVDVHISRLRSKLEDDPANPELILTARGTGYLFQRIVDAVASEAL, encoded by the coding sequence ATGACGGCCTCAACCGGCACAACTGCCTCCGCCGCCAAGGAAACGATCCTGGTGGTGGACGACGAAGCCAGCATCCGCCGGATCCTGGAAACGCGGCTTTCGATGATCGGCTATCAGGTGGTGACCGCCTGCGACGGCCAGGAAGCGCTCGAGGCGTTCCGTCGCACCGATCCCGATCTGGTGGTGCTCGACGTGATGATGCCGAAGCTCGATGGCTACGGCGTCTGCCAGGAGCTGCGCAAGGAATCGGACGTGCCGATCGTGATGCTCACCGCCTTGGGCGACGTCGCTGACCGCATCACCGGCCTCGAACTCGGCGCCGACGACTACGTGGTGAAGCCGTTCAGCCCCAAAGAGCTGGAAGCCCGCATTCGCTGCGTGCTGCGCCGGGTTGAAAAAGACAGCGTGGCCGGCATCCCCAACTCCGGAGTGATCCAAGTGGGCGACCTGCGCATCGACACCAATAAGCGGCAGGTATACCGCGGCGAGGAGCGTATTCGCCTCACCGGCATGGAGTTCAGCCTGCTGGAGCTGCTGGTGGGCCGCAGCGGTGAACCCTTCAGCCGCGGCGAAATCCTCAAGGAGGTGTGGGGCTACACGCCGGAGCGTCACGTGGATACCCGCGTGGTGGATGTTCATATCTCCCGCTTGCGCTCCAAACTGGAAGACGATCCGGCCAACCCCGAGCTGATCCTCACGGCCCGCGGCACCGGTTATCTGTTCCAACGCATCGTTGACGCCGTTGCCTCCGAAGCCCTCTGA
- the plsX gene encoding phosphate acyltransferase PlsX: MPPKPSDAPGHGSNRRGQPRAIRRLVIWYRRNAAVTSLVGTATATANAAGSMAGSVAGSAAGAAAGAANTVLQPLVFDPLRRLQRGVGGSEGTPINDADRLWVAVDGMGGDYAPGPILEGCLRAVRLLPLRVKFVAEAEAVAAAVAELDLADELRSAQQEGLLELVPSGVSVGMDEEATVVRKKRDASINVAMDLVKAGEATAVYSAGNSGAVMASAIFRLGRLKGIDRPAIGALFPTKDPEQQVLVLDVGANMDAKPAYLHQWALLGNIYSRDVLQVSQPRIGLLNIGEEECKGNDLALRTYALMAAETRFQFAGNCEGRDVLSGDFDVVVCDGFTGNVLLKFLESVGSVLLDVLKAELPRGRRGKVGSAFLMSNLRRIKKRLDHAEHGGALLLGVNGVCVIGHGSSKALSVVSALRIAHSAANHGVMEDLQRLSESESPAVACG, from the coding sequence TTGCCTCCGAAGCCCTCTGACGCCCCAGGCCACGGCTCCAACCGCCGCGGCCAACCCCGCGCTATCCGTCGGCTGGTGATCTGGTATCGCCGCAATGCAGCGGTGACAAGCCTCGTTGGCACCGCGACGGCCACGGCCAATGCCGCCGGTTCGATGGCAGGTTCTGTGGCTGGTAGCGCTGCCGGCGCCGCCGCTGGTGCGGCGAACACAGTGCTGCAACCGCTGGTGTTCGATCCCCTGCGGCGGCTGCAGCGGGGCGTGGGCGGCAGCGAAGGCACCCCGATCAACGATGCCGACCGCCTCTGGGTTGCCGTGGACGGCATGGGCGGTGACTACGCCCCCGGGCCGATCCTGGAAGGCTGCCTGCGGGCCGTGCGGCTGCTGCCGCTGCGGGTGAAATTCGTGGCGGAAGCGGAAGCCGTGGCCGCCGCCGTGGCCGAACTTGATTTAGCCGACGAGCTGCGGAGCGCCCAGCAAGAGGGCCTGCTGGAGCTGGTGCCCAGCGGTGTGTCGGTGGGCATGGATGAAGAGGCCACCGTGGTGCGCAAGAAGCGCGACGCCAGCATCAACGTGGCGATGGATCTGGTGAAGGCTGGCGAAGCCACGGCCGTGTACTCCGCTGGCAACTCCGGAGCTGTGATGGCCTCGGCGATCTTCCGGCTCGGGCGGCTCAAGGGGATCGATCGCCCCGCCATCGGTGCCCTGTTTCCCACCAAAGATCCTGAGCAGCAGGTGCTGGTGCTGGATGTGGGCGCCAACATGGATGCCAAGCCGGCCTACCTGCACCAGTGGGCCCTGCTCGGCAACATCTACAGCCGCGATGTGCTGCAGGTGAGCCAGCCGCGCATCGGCCTGCTCAACATCGGCGAAGAGGAGTGCAAGGGCAACGACCTAGCCCTGCGCACCTATGCGCTGATGGCGGCGGAAACCCGCTTTCAGTTCGCCGGCAACTGCGAAGGCCGCGACGTGCTCTCCGGCGACTTCGACGTGGTGGTGTGCGACGGCTTCACCGGCAACGTGTTGCTCAAGTTCCTCGAGAGCGTGGGCAGCGTGCTGCTGGATGTGCTCAAGGCGGAACTGCCCCGGGGCCGCCGCGGCAAGGTGGGATCCGCCTTCTTGATGAGCAACCTGCGCCGCATCAAAAAGCGCCTGGATCACGCTGAGCACGGCGGTGCGCTGTTGCTCGGCGTGAATGGCGTTTGTGTGATCGGCCATGGCAGCAGCAAGGCCCTATCGGTGGTGAGCGCCTTGCGCATCGCCCACTCGGCCGCCAACCACGGCGTGATGGAGGATCTGCAGCGCCTCAGCGAGAGCGAGAGCCCTGCCGTGGCCTGTGGTTGA
- the tmk gene encoding dTMP kinase, whose product MTERGRFLVLEGIDGCGKTTQIEHLRHWLPRSGLMPEGAQLMVTREPGGTELGRALRQLLLHPPGAAAPCSTAELLLYAADRAQHVQQQILPALEAGHWVLSDRFSGSTAAYQGYGRGLSLALIDQLSLIACRGLQPDLTLLLDVPLEESLRRRGHRAADRIEASGEAFLARVCAGFVALAAQPGWQRLDGSQPPEAVSAALEAAITHRCKLAEDPVDG is encoded by the coding sequence ATGACTGAGCGCGGTCGGTTCCTGGTGCTCGAAGGCATCGATGGTTGCGGCAAGACCACACAGATCGAGCACCTGCGCCACTGGCTCCCCCGTAGCGGCCTGATGCCGGAGGGCGCCCAGTTGATGGTGACCCGGGAACCCGGTGGCACGGAGCTGGGGCGCGCCCTGCGCCAGTTGCTGCTGCATCCGCCGGGGGCGGCGGCACCCTGCAGCACTGCAGAGCTGCTGCTCTATGCGGCGGATCGGGCTCAGCACGTGCAGCAGCAGATCCTTCCGGCCCTGGAGGCAGGGCATTGGGTGCTCAGCGACCGCTTCAGCGGCTCCACCGCCGCTTACCAGGGTTATGGCCGCGGCCTCTCCCTCGCGCTGATTGACCAGCTCAGCCTGATTGCCTGCCGGGGGCTGCAGCCCGATCTCACCCTGCTGCTGGATGTGCCGCTGGAGGAATCGCTGCGGCGGCGCGGCCACCGGGCCGCCGATCGCATCGAGGCCAGCGGCGAAGCCTTCCTGGCCCGTGTCTGTGCTGGTTTTGTGGCCCTGGCAGCCCAGCCCGGTTGGCAGCGGTTGGATGGTTCCCAGCCCCCTGAGGCTGTGAGCGCGGCCCTGGAGGCGGCCATCACCCACCGCTGCAAGCTGGCCGAAGACCCAGTCGATGGCTGA
- a CDS encoding beta-ketoacyl-ACP synthase III, translating to MALVGCGSAVPAISVSNQQLSERVDTSDEWIRTRTGIGARHICAADEPLTVLASRAAQAALEHAGWAPEDLDLILMATSSPDDLFGTAPRVQGAIGARNAVAFDLTAACSGFLFALITAGQYLRGGVMRRALVIGADQLSRWVDWDDRTTCVLFGDGAAAVAVEACPAEQDGLLGFRMHSDGSRNGCLTLAQTDTHTDVLGGVRAQVGGFAPLRMNGQEVYKFAVREVPAVLKELLESTGTPASDLNWLLLHQANQRILDAVADRFAIPHERVLSNLASYGNTSAATIPLMLDEAVKDGRVKPGDLIASSGFGAGLSWGGALLRWAGPQG from the coding sequence ATGGCCCTGGTGGGCTGCGGCAGCGCCGTTCCCGCCATCAGCGTCAGCAATCAGCAGCTGAGCGAGCGGGTCGACACGAGCGACGAATGGATCCGCACCCGCACCGGCATCGGGGCTCGTCATATCTGCGCGGCTGATGAGCCGCTCACCGTGCTCGCCAGTCGCGCCGCCCAAGCGGCCCTGGAGCACGCGGGCTGGGCCCCCGAGGATCTGGATCTGATCCTGATGGCCACCTCCAGCCCGGATGATCTATTCGGTACGGCTCCGCGGGTGCAGGGCGCCATCGGTGCCCGCAACGCCGTGGCCTTTGATCTCACCGCCGCCTGCAGCGGCTTTCTGTTTGCCCTGATCACCGCCGGTCAGTACCTGCGCGGCGGCGTCATGCGCCGGGCTCTGGTGATCGGCGCCGATCAACTGAGCCGCTGGGTGGACTGGGATGACCGCACCACCTGCGTGCTGTTCGGCGATGGTGCTGCCGCTGTGGCCGTGGAAGCCTGCCCGGCAGAGCAGGACGGCCTGCTGGGCTTCCGCATGCACTCCGATGGCAGCCGCAACGGCTGCCTCACCCTCGCCCAGACTGATACCCACACCGACGTGCTCGGTGGCGTGCGCGCCCAGGTGGGCGGCTTTGCACCGCTGCGCATGAACGGCCAGGAGGTGTACAAGTTCGCGGTGCGGGAAGTGCCGGCAGTGCTCAAGGAACTGCTGGAGAGCACCGGCACCCCGGCCTCCGATCTGAACTGGCTGCTGTTGCATCAAGCCAACCAGCGCATCCTCGATGCCGTGGCCGATCGCTTCGCCATCCCCCACGAGCGGGTGCTCAGCAATCTGGCCAGCTACGGCAATACCTCCGCCGCCACGATTCCGTTGATGCTCGATGAGGCGGTGAAGGATGGTCGGGTCAAACCCGGAGACCTGATCGCCAGCAGCGGCTTTGGCGCTGGCTTGAGCTGGGGCGGCGCCCTGTTGCGCTGGGCTGGCCCTCAGGGCTGA
- the radA gene encoding DNA repair protein RadA: MARATSLYVCQSCGAQTRQFFGRCSSCGSWNTLVEQTATPTDNRRRRPVAAPAEAAIPAAPRRSEPIAAVGDRPLQRLGSGYGELDRVLGGGLVPGSLVLLGGDPGIGKSTLLLQSAQAMAARHSVLYVSAEESAQQVKLRWRRLAEEQEELPAPEAGGSGLQLLAETDLELVLQELEALRPAVAVIDSIQALHDGELGSAPGSVAQVRECAAALARIAKRQDTALLLVGHVTKEGMLAGPKVLEHLVDAVLTFEGDRFASHRLLRAVKNRFGATHELGVFEMRGQGLAQVLNPSELFLGSDEPSAGTATIVACEGTRPLVVELQALVSTTSYSSPRRTATGIGTNRLHQILAVLEKHLGLPLSRFDCYLAVAGGLEVEEPAADLGVAAAVVASYRDLTLPPGTVLIGELGLGGQLRPVAQLEQRLQESARLGFRRAVVPKGSGLGRLAAGLDLQLLEAGGVAEALVAALGVNPADDRA, encoded by the coding sequence TTGGCCCGCGCCACCAGCCTTTACGTCTGCCAGAGCTGCGGAGCCCAGACCCGCCAGTTCTTTGGCCGCTGCAGCAGCTGCGGCAGTTGGAACACCCTGGTGGAGCAGACGGCCACCCCCACCGACAACCGCCGCCGCCGGCCTGTTGCTGCTCCGGCCGAAGCCGCCATCCCCGCTGCGCCGCGCCGTTCTGAGCCGATTGCTGCCGTGGGCGATCGGCCCCTGCAGCGCCTGGGCAGCGGCTACGGCGAGCTGGATCGCGTGCTCGGTGGCGGCCTCGTGCCCGGTTCGCTGGTGCTCTTGGGCGGTGACCCCGGTATCGGCAAAAGCACCTTGCTGCTGCAGAGCGCTCAGGCCATGGCAGCGCGCCATTCGGTGCTTTACGTGAGTGCTGAGGAATCGGCCCAGCAGGTGAAGCTGCGCTGGCGGCGGCTGGCAGAGGAGCAAGAAGAGCTCCCTGCGCCAGAAGCGGGTGGCTCTGGCCTGCAGCTGTTGGCCGAAACCGATTTGGAGTTGGTGCTGCAGGAGTTGGAAGCCCTGCGACCGGCGGTAGCGGTGATCGACAGCATTCAGGCCCTTCACGACGGTGAGCTCGGTAGCGCCCCTGGCTCGGTCGCCCAGGTGCGTGAGTGCGCTGCGGCCCTGGCCCGTATTGCGAAGCGGCAGGACACGGCCCTGTTGCTTGTGGGCCATGTGACCAAGGAAGGCATGCTCGCTGGCCCGAAGGTGTTGGAGCACCTGGTGGATGCGGTGCTCACCTTTGAAGGTGATCGCTTCGCCAGTCACCGGCTCCTGCGGGCGGTGAAGAACCGCTTCGGTGCCACCCATGAGCTGGGGGTGTTTGAGATGCGCGGCCAGGGCCTGGCCCAGGTGCTCAATCCCAGTGAGCTGTTTCTGGGCAGCGATGAACCCAGCGCCGGCACCGCCACGATCGTGGCCTGCGAAGGCACCCGGCCCCTGGTGGTGGAGCTGCAGGCCCTGGTGAGCACCACCAGTTATTCCAGCCCGCGCCGCACCGCCACCGGCATCGGCACCAATCGCCTCCACCAGATCCTGGCGGTGCTTGAGAAACACCTGGGCCTGCCGCTGTCGCGTTTCGACTGCTACCTGGCAGTGGCTGGCGGCCTCGAGGTGGAAGAGCCGGCAGCCGATCTCGGCGTGGCTGCTGCGGTGGTGGCCAGCTACCGCGATCTCACCCTCCCGCCGGGCACGGTGTTGATCGGTGAGCTGGGCTTGGGCGGGCAGCTGCGGCCTGTGGCACAGCTGGAGCAGCGCCTGCAGGAATCAGCGCGATTGGGCTTCCGCCGGGCCGTGGTGCCCAAGGGCAGTGGTCTGGGGCGCCTGGCGGCGGGCCTGGATCTGCAGCTGCTGGAAGCCGGCGGGGTGGCGGAGGCGTTGGTGGCGGCCCTTGGCGTGAACCCCGCCGATGACCGGGCCTGA
- a CDS encoding photosystem I assembly protein Ycf3, producing MPRSQRNDNFIDKSFTVMADLILKVLPTNQRAKEAFAYYRDGMSAQADGEYAEALDNYAEALKLEEDPNDRAFILYNMALVYASNGEHEKALEQYGQALDLNSKMPQALNNMAVIHHHLGSLAEENGDGDLADRHFDQAADLWTKAIRLAPNNYIEAQNWLKTSGRGNVDVYF from the coding sequence GTGCCCCGCTCTCAGCGCAACGACAACTTCATCGACAAGAGCTTCACGGTGATGGCCGACCTGATCCTCAAGGTGCTGCCCACCAACCAGCGCGCCAAGGAGGCCTTCGCTTACTACCGCGATGGCATGAGCGCTCAGGCCGATGGCGAATACGCCGAAGCACTCGACAACTACGCCGAAGCGCTGAAGCTGGAGGAAGACCCCAACGACCGCGCCTTCATCCTTTACAACATGGCGCTGGTGTACGCCAGCAACGGTGAGCACGAGAAGGCCCTGGAGCAGTACGGCCAGGCCCTCGATCTCAACAGCAAGATGCCCCAGGCCCTCAACAACATGGCGGTGATCCACCACCACCTGGGCTCCCTGGCGGAAGAAAACGGCGACGGTGACCTCGCCGATCGCCATTTCGATCAGGCCGCTGATCTGTGGACCAAAGCGATCCGCCTGGCCCCGAACAACTACATCGAAGCCCAGAACTGGCTCAAAACCAGCGGCCGCGGCAACGTCGACGTGTACTTCTGA
- a CDS encoding 1-acyl-sn-glycerol-3-phosphate acyltransferase: MNAVKRVLRRRRKPAEPPALLRTPKPSLTYRLVSYLLVFPIYRLLFRGRTAGNANVPHEGALVVVANHGSHLDPPLLGHALGRPVAFMAKAELFRIPLLGPIIRACGAYPVARGASDREAIRTATDRLEQGWATGVFIDGTRQADGRVNNPQPGAALLAARAGVPLLPVAIINSHRALGTGSKHPRLLPVHIRIGTPIPPPASRKRADLDAATAACQAQINALLDQGLISGPALPPAADRTALPPSA; this comes from the coding sequence GTGAATGCGGTGAAACGGGTGCTGCGCCGCCGGCGCAAGCCCGCGGAGCCGCCGGCATTGCTGCGCACGCCGAAGCCAAGCCTCACCTACCGGCTGGTGAGCTACCTGCTGGTGTTCCCGATCTACCGGCTGCTGTTCCGCGGCCGCACCGCCGGCAACGCCAATGTTCCCCATGAAGGGGCACTGGTGGTGGTGGCCAACCATGGCTCCCATCTCGACCCGCCCCTGCTGGGCCATGCCCTCGGGCGCCCGGTGGCCTTCATGGCCAAGGCCGAGCTGTTTCGGATCCCTCTGCTGGGGCCGATCATCCGCGCCTGCGGCGCCTACCCCGTGGCCCGCGGTGCCAGCGACCGTGAAGCGATCCGCACCGCCACCGATCGCCTCGAGCAGGGCTGGGCCACCGGTGTGTTCATCGATGGCACCCGCCAAGCGGACGGCCGCGTGAATAACCCCCAGCCCGGCGCGGCGCTTCTGGCCGCCCGCGCCGGCGTGCCGCTGCTGCCGGTGGCGATCATCAACAGCCACCGCGCCCTTGGCACCGGCTCCAAGCACCCGCGGCTGCTGCCGGTGCATATCCGCATCGGCACGCCGATTCCGCCGCCGGCGTCGCGCAAACGGGCTGATCTCGATGCCGCCACCGCCGCCTGCCAGGCCCAGATCAACGCCCTGCTCGATCAGGGCCTGATCAGCGGCCCCGCGCTCCCTCCAGCAGCGGACCGAACCGCGCTGCCGCCCAGCGCCTGA